Genomic DNA from ANME-2 cluster archaeon:
CTAAAAGCTTCTGTTGCAAACACTTACGTAGAAACCGTTGGAAATCGTGGCGACTCACTCCATTTGGCAATTAAAAAAGTTCCAATATCAAATATTTACTGGGAATACCTGAAAACTGTAGAAATACTGGGAACACGATTTGAACTCAATGAGAAAGATGTTGTGTTAGCCTTTGATTATACTGATGAAGATTTCTATGGTGACCCACAGGGATTTTGGATTTACGGATGGACAGGACAGAATGCAGTGACTGGGAAATTTAAGTTCCTGACATGCGCAATAGTTAGTTCGGACATTCCTCAAAAAATTCCATTGATATCAGTACCTGTAAGAATGGGACATAATATGGCACATACCGTAGCCTGGTGTCTGAGTGTGGTAGAACCACTGGTAAAGTCCATATCACTTGTCTTGTTTGACAGGGGATTTTATAGCAATGAACTTATGTTAACGCTATCAAAAACAAAGCATCCGTATCTCATTTTTGTTCCAAAAAATTCTAAAATT
This window encodes:
- a CDS encoding transposase codes for the protein MNLKPKGKFLSGFHYERELLKASVANTYVETVGNRGDSLHLAIKKVPISNIYWEYLKTVEILGTRFELNEKDVVLAFDYTDEDFYGDPQGFWIYGWTGQNAVTGKFKFLTCAIVSSDIPQKIPLISVPVRMGHNMAHTVAWCLSVVEPLVKSISLVLFDRGFYSNELMLTLSKTKHPYLIFVPKNSKIRTELAEMEKNEKKTIQHKFKLNIDKTVLRGETTLALLKQIFDKRSDKLYDWAFATNQSSIN